GGTGCCCAGGTGCCCGGAGACGATCAGCCGACGGACCTGGTCGGCCAGCTGGACCCCGAGTGGACGCGGGTCGTCGCGATCGACCGACAGCGCGAGGGATGTGCCCATGTGGTGCCTCCAGGTCTCGCCGCTCGCGCCACCCTGCCCAAAAGTGGCCTGTCAGAAATGGTCCCAAGCGGCTCGTGACTACCGGCCACCTGGGGGCCACGCTATCCCCATGACCTCGACCACGGCCCCGCACGACCACGACCTCCCGCTCGAGCCGACGTCCCGGACCCGCGCCACCCGGGGCCGGCACCGGGTGGTCCAGGACCGCAGCAGGCTGCTGGCCCTGCTCCAGGACGCCTACGTCGCCCACGTGGCGGTCTCGCTGGCAGACCACCCGGTGGTCCTGCCGACCGCCTTCGCCATCGATCCCGACGGCCCCGACGAGGGTGGCTCGCTCTACCTGCACGGCTCGGTGGCCGCCGTCTGGCTGGGTGCTGCGCGCGACGCGCAGGTCTGCGTGAGCGTCACCGAGCTCGACGGCCTGGTGCTGGGCCGCTCCGGCTTCCACCACTCGATGAACTACCGGTCCGCGGTGGTGATCGGTACCGCTCGGGTGGTCGAGGACGCCGCGGAGCGACAGCGCGCCCTCGACCTGATCGTGGACCACGTGGTGCCCGGCCGCGCGGCGACCCTGCGGCCCAGCACCCGCAAGGAGCTGGCCGCCACGCTCGTGCTGGCCGTGCCGCTGCTCGAGGCGTCGATGAAGGAGCGCTCCGGCGGCCCGGGCGACGACCCGGCCGACGTGACTGCCGGGGGATGGGGTGGTCACGTGCCCGTACGCCGGGTGCTGGGAGCGCCGGTGCCGGACGCCGACGCTGTGGGTCCGGTCCCGGCAGAGGTGGTTAGGCTGGTCGTATGACCCAGCGCACTCTCGTCCTGTTGAAGCCCGATGCCGTCCAGCGCGGCCTGGTCGGCGAGATCCTCTCCCGCTACGAGGCGAAGGGCCTCTCGGTGGTGGCGATGGAGCTGCGGACGATCGACGCGGCCCAGTCCGACCGGCACTACGCCGAGCACGTCGAGCGCGACTTCTACCCGCCGCTGCGCGAGTTCGTGACCAGCGGTCCGCTGGTCGCGCTGGTGCTCGAGGGCGACTCCGCCGTCGAGGTGGTCCGGGCGCTCAACGGCGCCACGGACGGTCGCAAGGCGGCGCCCGGCACGATCCGCGGCGACCTCTCGCTGTCGAACCGGGAGAACCTGGTGCACGGCTCCGACGGCCTGGAGTCGGCCGCGCGCGAGATCGCGCTCTGGTTCCCCGAGCTCGCCGACTGACCCGTTCCGCG
The window above is part of the Nocardioides campestrisoli genome. Proteins encoded here:
- a CDS encoding pyridoxamine 5'-phosphate oxidase family protein; the protein is MTSTTAPHDHDLPLEPTSRTRATRGRHRVVQDRSRLLALLQDAYVAHVAVSLADHPVVLPTAFAIDPDGPDEGGSLYLHGSVAAVWLGAARDAQVCVSVTELDGLVLGRSGFHHSMNYRSAVVIGTARVVEDAAERQRALDLIVDHVVPGRAATLRPSTRKELAATLVLAVPLLEASMKERSGGPGDDPADVTAGGWGGHVPVRRVLGAPVPDADAVGPVPAEVVRLVV
- the ndk gene encoding nucleoside-diphosphate kinase yields the protein MTQRTLVLLKPDAVQRGLVGEILSRYEAKGLSVVAMELRTIDAAQSDRHYAEHVERDFYPPLREFVTSGPLVALVLEGDSAVEVVRALNGATDGRKAAPGTIRGDLSLSNRENLVHGSDGLESAAREIALWFPELAD